Proteins encoded in a region of the Desulfosoma sp. genome:
- a CDS encoding ABC transporter substrate-binding protein, giving the protein MGVHALFRLSKPLRIPFALLAGICGFLLTGCEKEPIRFGLAGVLTGPYADLGIHARNGARLAIEEINRRGGVGGRHLMLLVQNDEGTLEGAKRARETLIRQGASVIIGHMLSTQCMDALLTSNEVPIPLVSPVASSPLLSGKKDNFFRLRPDTGSPARLLARHLVSRGLNRAGVFFDVKNPSYTEPWVGDFARALEALGGEIVFTEGFDQLEAGSDLSLARSVLQKSPDALLLVASAEETARLLVTLHRVGVQAPVFGVGWAQTDRLIAQAGQAAEAIVLATNDPPLEEKTTAQDFVRSYQRRFGVSPAFAAARSYDTVRFLVQALESVGGRPEKLREALAQPKEFDGVFGRMIMDSFGDVHAESYLVTVRDSRFILVNPGETL; this is encoded by the coding sequence ATGGGGGTTCATGCCTTGTTTCGTCTATCCAAACCCTTACGAATCCCCTTCGCACTCCTGGCCGGAATTTGTGGATTCCTACTGACAGGGTGCGAAAAGGAGCCTATTCGGTTTGGGCTGGCTGGTGTGCTTACGGGTCCCTATGCGGACTTGGGCATTCACGCCAGGAACGGGGCCAGGCTTGCCATAGAAGAGATCAACCGTCGTGGCGGGGTGGGCGGGCGCCACCTCATGCTTCTCGTGCAAAACGATGAAGGGACTCTGGAAGGAGCCAAAAGGGCCAGGGAAACTTTGATTCGGCAGGGAGCTTCGGTCATTATCGGCCATATGTTGAGTACCCAGTGCATGGATGCTCTTCTGACGTCAAACGAGGTGCCCATTCCTCTTGTTTCGCCGGTGGCTTCCAGTCCCCTTTTATCCGGAAAAAAAGACAACTTTTTTCGACTACGACCGGATACAGGATCACCGGCAAGGCTTTTGGCACGCCATTTGGTGTCTCGCGGGCTGAACCGTGCCGGTGTTTTCTTTGACGTCAAGAATCCGAGTTACACGGAACCGTGGGTGGGCGATTTTGCACGAGCTTTGGAAGCTCTGGGTGGAGAAATTGTGTTTACCGAAGGGTTTGATCAACTGGAAGCCGGTTCTGACCTTTCCCTGGCTCGCTCTGTTTTACAGAAAAGCCCCGATGCACTGCTTCTGGTGGCGTCAGCTGAAGAAACGGCTCGTCTGCTGGTGACTTTGCACCGAGTGGGAGTTCAAGCACCTGTTTTCGGCGTGGGATGGGCTCAAACCGATCGTTTGATCGCGCAAGCTGGGCAGGCGGCGGAAGCCATCGTTTTGGCCACAAACGATCCGCCGTTGGAGGAAAAGACCACGGCTCAGGACTTTGTTCGGTCTTACCAAAGGCGGTTTGGCGTATCGCCGGCTTTCGCTGCTGCTCGCAGTTACGATACGGTGCGTTTTCTTGTGCAGGCGTTAGAATCGGTAGGGGGACGTCCAGAAAAGCTTCGCGAGGCCTTGGCTCAGCCCAAAGAATTCGACGGCGTGTTCGGCCGAATGATAATGGATTCCTTCGGCGACGTGCATGCCGAAAGCTATTTGGTGACCGTTCGGGACAGCCGTTTCATCCTTGTCAATCCAGGTGAGACGCTATGA
- the fusA gene encoding elongation factor G, with translation MKAVSQRLKKIRNIGIIAHIDAGKTTVSERILYYTGRSHKIGEVHEGTAVMDWMEQEQERGITITSAVTTCEWSGHQIQLIDTPGHVDFTIEVERSLRVLDGAVAVFCAVGGVEPQSETVWRQADKYRVPKIAFVNKMDRIGADFHQVLDQMREKLHANPIPIQIPVGRESDFRGVVDLIHMRQIVWKDETLGAEYTYVPLDTALMKEAAEARDELLAKVAEGDEALMEKYLEGQEIEPEEIQSVLRRLTLNLDAVPVLCGAALRNKGIQPLLDAVVHYLPCPLDVPPVQGINPITQETVQRLADDNEPLAALVFKIFMDQGRKLTYTRIYSGKLRAGDTVYNARQKSREKLSRIFRMHANKRERLEEAAAGSIVALMGLKSAGTGDTLCDEKHPILLEPIDIYEPVMAVAVEPKTRADQEKLPDALAKLADEDPTFRYKEDPDTGQLVIRGMGELHLEILISRLQRDYAVDVNAGKPQVVYRETIQKPALGRGVFEREIGGTKHFAVVELNVEPRERGKGNRVEHRVRDASIPEIWWPAVEAGIMDALTSGEIMGYPVVDVGVTVIGGEHREGMSTELAYRVAAGMAFRDAFTKGEPLLLEPYMRVEVLTPDEFLGDVIGDLNLRKARIEGITAKKGIQVVEATVALSRMFGYSTALRSASQGRATFTMQFERYDALSS, from the coding sequence ATGAAGGCGGTGTCACAGCGTCTGAAGAAGATTCGAAACATTGGCATCATAGCTCATATAGACGCCGGAAAGACCACGGTGAGTGAGCGGATTCTTTACTACACCGGGCGATCTCACAAGATCGGAGAAGTCCACGAAGGCACCGCCGTCATGGATTGGATGGAGCAGGAGCAGGAACGGGGTATCACCATCACATCGGCTGTGACCACCTGTGAGTGGAGTGGGCACCAAATACAATTGATCGATACGCCAGGTCACGTGGACTTCACCATTGAAGTGGAAAGATCTCTGCGTGTTCTGGATGGAGCGGTGGCTGTTTTCTGCGCCGTGGGCGGCGTGGAGCCTCAGTCGGAGACGGTTTGGAGGCAGGCGGACAAATACAGAGTTCCCAAGATCGCCTTTGTGAACAAGATGGACCGTATCGGGGCCGACTTCCATCAGGTTCTTGACCAGATGCGGGAAAAGCTTCATGCCAATCCCATTCCCATTCAGATTCCCGTGGGCCGAGAATCGGATTTTCGCGGTGTGGTGGATCTCATTCACATGCGCCAGATTGTCTGGAAAGACGAAACCCTAGGGGCGGAATACACCTACGTGCCTCTGGACACGGCATTGATGAAAGAGGCGGCGGAAGCACGGGACGAGCTTCTGGCGAAGGTGGCCGAAGGGGATGAGGCCCTGATGGAGAAATACCTGGAGGGGCAGGAGATCGAACCGGAGGAAATTCAGAGTGTCTTAAGACGGCTGACCCTGAATTTGGATGCGGTGCCTGTCTTGTGCGGGGCGGCTTTGCGCAACAAAGGCATTCAGCCGCTTTTGGATGCTGTGGTTCATTATCTTCCGTGTCCTTTGGATGTGCCGCCCGTTCAGGGAATCAATCCCATCACACAGGAAACCGTGCAACGTTTAGCCGACGATAATGAACCTCTGGCAGCCTTGGTTTTCAAAATATTCATGGACCAAGGACGCAAGCTCACCTACACACGCATCTATTCCGGAAAACTGCGCGCCGGCGACACTGTGTATAACGCCAGACAAAAAAGTCGGGAAAAATTGTCTCGCATCTTTCGAATGCATGCCAACAAAAGGGAACGGCTGGAAGAAGCGGCTGCCGGAAGCATTGTGGCTTTGATGGGACTGAAGTCGGCGGGGACCGGGGATACTCTATGCGATGAAAAACACCCCATTTTGCTGGAGCCTATCGATATCTACGAGCCGGTTATGGCCGTGGCCGTGGAACCCAAGACACGAGCGGATCAGGAAAAGCTTCCCGATGCCTTGGCCAAACTGGCTGATGAGGATCCTACCTTTCGTTATAAAGAAGATCCGGACACAGGCCAGTTGGTCATTCGAGGCATGGGGGAGCTGCACTTGGAAATCCTCATCAGTCGGTTGCAGCGGGACTACGCGGTGGATGTCAATGCCGGAAAACCTCAGGTGGTGTATCGTGAAACCATTCAAAAGCCGGCCTTGGGTCGAGGAGTGTTTGAAAGGGAAATCGGAGGGACCAAACACTTTGCCGTCGTGGAACTGAATGTGGAACCCAGGGAGCGAGGTAAAGGGAACCGTGTGGAGCATCGAGTCCGGGATGCTTCCATTCCCGAAATATGGTGGCCGGCCGTGGAAGCCGGGATCATGGACGCTTTGACCAGCGGGGAAATCATGGGATACCCTGTGGTGGATGTAGGGGTCACGGTCATCGGGGGTGAACATCGAGAGGGAATGTCTACGGAATTAGCTTACCGCGTGGCCGCCGGCATGGCCTTTCGAGATGCCTTTACGAAAGGGGAACCGCTTTTGCTTGAACCATACATGCGCGTGGAAGTGCTCACTCCCGACGAGTTCCTCGGGGATGTGATCGGAGACCTCAATCTGCGCAAGGCTCGCATTGAAGGCATTACGGCCAAGAAAGGGATTCAGGTGGTGGAAGCCACGGTGGCTTTGTCCAGAATGTTCGGGTATTCTACGGCCTTGCGATCAGCCAGTCAGGGGCGCGCCACTTTTACCATGCAGTTTGAACGGTATGATGCGCTAAGTTCTTAA
- a CDS encoding chemotaxis protein CheW produces MSMMAAKEQENGKIREGKYLTFSLGGEEYGIGILKVKEIIGMMPITPVPQTPGFVKGVVNLRGKVIPVIDLRLKFGMESIAYNERTCIIVVEASGLAAGRVMMGLVVDSVSEVVNIKEEDIEDTPTFGTRLSTEYILGMAKAGESVKILLDIDRVLTSQEMTLLEKAA; encoded by the coding sequence ATGAGCATGATGGCGGCAAAAGAGCAGGAGAATGGAAAGATTCGTGAAGGTAAGTACCTCACATTTTCCCTTGGGGGAGAAGAGTACGGCATCGGTATTCTAAAGGTTAAAGAAATTATCGGGATGATGCCCATCACGCCGGTGCCGCAGACCCCGGGTTTCGTCAAGGGGGTCGTCAACCTTCGAGGTAAGGTGATTCCGGTGATCGATTTAAGGCTTAAGTTCGGCATGGAATCCATTGCGTACAATGAACGCACCTGCATCATCGTGGTGGAGGCTTCGGGATTGGCTGCCGGCCGTGTCATGATGGGCCTCGTGGTGGATTCGGTCTCGGAGGTGGTCAATATCAAGGAAGAGGATATTGAAGACACACCCACCTTTGGGACGCGTCTATCCACCGAGTACATTCTTGGCATGGCCAAGGCCGGCGAGTCCGTCAAGATCCTTTTGGATATCGACCGGGTGTTGACGAGTCAAGAGATGACACTACTGGAAAAGGCGGCCTAA
- a CDS encoding potassium channel protein, producing MVQGPLIISRRIYVILASLFGVVAFGTLGYMELCGYTFIEALYMTIITLTTVGYTEVRPLDNVGRLFTIVLIGGGVSLVAYHIAYFGQMLAEGNILEVYRRRRVKKKLQSMRDHYIICGYGQMGRFIVDQLLRYHIPLVVIDTDEGAVEHLQDLEVPYLVADAKEEENLIAAGIHQAKGLVAVVHTDTDNVFIVLTARDLNRNLFICARAGSSGTEKRLLKAGADRVVSPYASGAMRIAQNILRPTVTDFLELALSSEGMELSMEELIIPEGAYMDGKDLMHSGIRSDFNLIIVAIKRPEGTMIYNPSPRQVLQAGDTLIAIGPRHNLDQFAEKLYGTRSPSFAFRSSWYHNSETKLPSRSNK from the coding sequence ATGGTTCAAGGGCCTTTGATCATAAGCCGAAGGATTTATGTGATCCTGGCCTCGTTGTTTGGGGTCGTGGCTTTCGGGACTCTGGGTTACATGGAGCTTTGCGGCTACACTTTTATCGAAGCCCTTTACATGACCATCATCACCCTGACCACCGTTGGCTACACCGAGGTTCGACCGCTGGACAATGTGGGCCGTCTTTTTACCATTGTGCTTATCGGAGGAGGCGTCAGTCTGGTGGCCTATCACATCGCCTATTTTGGGCAGATGCTTGCGGAAGGAAACATTTTGGAAGTGTACCGGAGGCGGCGCGTGAAGAAAAAACTTCAAAGCATGAGAGATCATTACATCATCTGCGGTTATGGGCAGATGGGCAGATTCATCGTGGATCAGCTGCTTCGCTACCACATCCCCCTTGTGGTTATCGACACGGACGAGGGGGCCGTGGAGCATCTGCAAGACCTGGAGGTTCCCTACTTGGTGGCGGACGCCAAGGAAGAAGAAAACCTTATCGCCGCCGGAATACACCAAGCCAAAGGGCTCGTCGCCGTGGTGCACACCGATACGGACAATGTGTTCATCGTCCTCACCGCCCGTGATCTCAACCGAAATCTCTTCATCTGTGCCCGAGCCGGTTCCTCGGGCACCGAAAAAAGGCTACTCAAAGCCGGCGCCGATCGAGTCGTTTCGCCTTATGCCTCCGGGGCCATGCGCATCGCTCAAAACATTTTGCGTCCCACAGTGACGGACTTTCTGGAGCTGGCTCTTTCCAGCGAGGGTATGGAACTGTCCATGGAAGAGCTCATCATTCCCGAAGGGGCCTACATGGATGGAAAAGATTTGATGCATTCCGGTATTCGTAGCGATTTCAACCTTATTATCGTGGCCATCAAGCGCCCGGAAGGCACCATGATCTACAATCCATCGCCTCGGCAAGTTTTGCAAGCGGGCGATACCCTTATCGCCATCGGGCCGCGTCATAACCTGGATCAGTTCGCCGAAAAACTCTACGGCACACGATCCCCCAGCTTTGCTTTTCGCAGCTCCTGGTATCACAACTCCGAAACGAAACTGCCGTCGAGATCCAACAAGTAA
- a CDS encoding acetyl-CoA C-acetyltransferase, translated as MNQAVIVSAVRTPVGSFGKSLANISAVQLGVVALKEALARVGLSPNQVDEVILGNVLQAAQGQNPARQVAVHAGIPKEVPAFTINKVCASGLKSVILAAQAVALGDAEVVVAGGIENMSAAPYALTQARWGQRMGHGQLLDLMIHDGLWDIFNGYHMGITAENVAATYGLSREDQDRFALASQTKAEAAIKAGRFQEEIVPIEVPQRKGAPVVFDTDEHPRFGTTLEALAKLPPAFKKDGTVTAGNASGINDGAAIILVMSEKKAASMGLTPLGVIRSYASAGVDPALMGTGPIPASRKALEKAGWSVQDLDLVEANEAFAAQALAVNKEMGWNPDIVNVNGGAIALGHPIGASGARILTTLLYEMKRRQARKGLATLCIGGGQGCAVTIER; from the coding sequence ATGAACCAAGCTGTTATTGTCAGTGCTGTTCGAACTCCGGTTGGTTCTTTTGGAAAATCGCTTGCCAACATTTCCGCTGTCCAGCTCGGCGTCGTCGCCCTCAAAGAAGCCTTGGCACGTGTCGGGCTTTCTCCCAATCAAGTGGATGAAGTGATTTTGGGTAACGTCCTTCAAGCCGCCCAAGGCCAAAACCCTGCACGCCAAGTCGCCGTTCATGCAGGCATTCCCAAGGAAGTTCCCGCTTTTACCATCAATAAAGTGTGCGCCTCCGGCCTCAAGTCGGTGATCTTGGCAGCCCAAGCTGTGGCTTTAGGAGATGCCGAGGTCGTCGTGGCCGGTGGCATCGAAAACATGAGCGCCGCTCCCTATGCTTTGACTCAAGCCCGGTGGGGTCAACGCATGGGCCACGGACAACTCCTGGACCTGATGATTCATGATGGTTTGTGGGACATCTTCAACGGGTACCACATGGGCATCACGGCGGAAAACGTGGCTGCCACATACGGCCTCAGTCGAGAAGATCAAGACCGCTTCGCTTTGGCCAGCCAAACCAAAGCGGAAGCCGCCATCAAGGCAGGACGGTTCCAAGAAGAAATCGTTCCCATAGAAGTTCCGCAGCGCAAAGGCGCTCCCGTTGTGTTTGATACGGACGAACATCCTCGGTTCGGCACCACCCTTGAAGCCCTGGCCAAACTTCCTCCGGCATTCAAAAAAGACGGTACGGTCACGGCAGGCAACGCTTCCGGAATCAATGACGGTGCGGCCATCATCCTTGTCATGTCCGAAAAGAAGGCGGCCTCCATGGGCCTTACGCCTCTGGGCGTTATCCGCTCTTACGCGTCGGCCGGCGTAGATCCGGCTCTCATGGGAACGGGTCCCATTCCTGCCAGTCGCAAGGCCTTAGAAAAAGCCGGGTGGTCCGTTCAGGACCTGGACCTGGTGGAAGCCAATGAAGCCTTTGCCGCCCAAGCTTTGGCCGTGAACAAAGAAATGGGTTGGAACCCTGACATTGTCAATGTGAACGGAGGGGCCATCGCTTTAGGACACCCGATCGGTGCTTCTGGAGCCCGCATTTTGACCACCCTTCTCTATGAGATGAAAAGACGTCAGGCACGCAAGGGCCTGGCAACCTTGTGTATCGGCGGCGGCCAAGGCTGTGCCGTGACCATCGAACGCTAA
- a CDS encoding acyl-CoA dehydrogenase, whose protein sequence is MHFELTEEQKMIQDMARKFAEREIAPVAAELDRTHRHPEEIVKKMGELGLMGITIPPEYGGAGMDYICYVLAMIEISKACASCGVIMSVCNSLYNFPVYTYGTEEQKQQFLTPVASGQYLGCYGLTEAGAGSDPARMRTTAVLDGNEWVINGEKKFITNGNVARYCVLAAVTDKEKGYKGISSFLVDLHNTPGFRVGRVEEKLGINASGTAELIFEDARIPKENLLGKEGEGFKQMLTTLDGGRIGIASQAIGIGRAVLEEAIAYSKTREQFGRPIASFQAIQWKLADMATQLDAAELLTLRAAWLEQNKRGYEKEAAMAKMYASDTAMWAAIEGVQILGGYGYCKEYPMERHLRDAKITQIYEGTNEIMRLVISRNIIGKI, encoded by the coding sequence ATGCATTTCGAGCTCACCGAAGAACAAAAGATGATTCAAGACATGGCGCGTAAGTTCGCCGAACGAGAAATCGCTCCGGTGGCCGCCGAATTGGACCGCACCCACCGTCATCCCGAAGAAATCGTCAAGAAAATGGGCGAATTAGGCCTCATGGGCATTACCATTCCTCCCGAATACGGGGGGGCCGGCATGGACTATATCTGCTATGTGCTGGCCATGATCGAAATCTCCAAGGCCTGTGCGTCTTGCGGTGTCATCATGAGTGTCTGCAACAGTTTGTACAATTTTCCCGTCTACACGTACGGGACAGAAGAACAAAAGCAGCAGTTTTTAACACCCGTAGCCAGCGGTCAATACTTGGGCTGCTACGGACTCACCGAGGCCGGCGCGGGTTCGGATCCGGCACGCATGCGCACAACCGCTGTTTTGGATGGGAATGAATGGGTCATTAACGGCGAAAAGAAATTTATCACCAATGGAAACGTGGCACGCTATTGCGTTCTGGCCGCGGTCACCGACAAAGAGAAAGGCTATAAAGGGATCAGTTCCTTTTTGGTGGATCTCCATAACACTCCAGGATTTCGTGTAGGCCGTGTGGAAGAAAAACTGGGGATCAACGCTTCCGGCACGGCGGAGTTGATCTTTGAGGACGCCCGTATTCCCAAGGAAAACCTTCTGGGCAAAGAAGGCGAAGGCTTCAAGCAAATGCTCACCACCCTGGACGGCGGTCGTATCGGCATTGCGTCCCAGGCGATCGGAATCGGTCGAGCTGTTTTGGAAGAGGCCATCGCTTACAGTAAGACTCGAGAACAATTCGGAAGACCCATCGCCTCCTTCCAAGCCATACAGTGGAAATTGGCCGACATGGCCACACAGTTGGATGCCGCTGAACTGTTGACTCTAAGAGCCGCATGGCTGGAACAAAACAAACGGGGCTATGAAAAGGAAGCCGCTATGGCCAAAATGTATGCCTCGGATACGGCCATGTGGGCCGCCATTGAAGGAGTTCAGATCCTTGGTGGGTATGGCTACTGCAAAGAATACCCCATGGAACGGCATCTGCGTGACGCCAAGATCACCCAGATCTACGAAGGGACCAATGAAATCATGCGGTTGGTCATTTCGCGAAACATCATCGGAAAAATCTAG
- a CDS encoding enoyl-CoA hydratase-related protein, with protein sequence MAFQNILFDVQDQVALVTINRLKSLNALNPETLEELKRAIEQVRDDDALRVLVLTGAGEKAFVAGADISEFPKMNALQARLFAQKGQEVFFSLEDLPKPVIACVNGFALGGGLELAMSCDFIYASEKAKFGQPEINLGIIPGFGGTQRLARLVGRAKAKELCMTGEMIDAATALQWGLVAKVFPPESLLEETMKTAKILASKSALALRAVKCVIDRGIDADLKAGCTLEVEAFGLCFASEDAKEGALAFLEKRKPNFKGSFTA encoded by the coding sequence ATGGCATTTCAGAACATTCTTTTCGACGTGCAGGATCAGGTAGCCCTTGTCACCATCAACCGCCTCAAAAGCCTCAACGCCCTCAACCCCGAAACCCTAGAGGAACTCAAACGCGCCATTGAACAAGTCCGTGATGATGACGCCCTGCGGGTTTTGGTCCTGACGGGAGCCGGAGAAAAGGCCTTTGTGGCGGGAGCCGACATCAGTGAATTCCCCAAAATGAATGCGCTTCAGGCGCGCCTTTTCGCTCAAAAAGGTCAGGAAGTGTTTTTTTCCTTGGAAGATCTTCCTAAACCCGTGATCGCGTGCGTGAACGGTTTCGCTTTGGGCGGCGGTTTGGAACTGGCCATGAGTTGTGACTTTATCTACGCTTCGGAAAAAGCCAAGTTCGGCCAGCCGGAAATCAACTTGGGCATTATTCCTGGATTTGGAGGCACCCAACGCCTGGCGCGGCTTGTGGGACGAGCCAAAGCCAAGGAACTGTGTATGACGGGAGAAATGATCGACGCGGCCACCGCTTTACAATGGGGTCTCGTGGCCAAGGTGTTTCCTCCCGAAAGCCTTTTGGAAGAGACCATGAAAACCGCTAAAATTCTGGCGTCCAAGAGCGCTTTAGCCTTGAGGGCCGTTAAATGCGTCATCGACCGAGGCATCGATGCGGATCTGAAGGCTGGATGCACCTTGGAAGTGGAAGCCTTTGGTCTGTGCTTTGCCAGCGAAGACGCCAAAGAGGGCGCTCTAGCCTTCCTGGAAAAGAGAAAACCCAACTTCAAGGGTTCCTTTACTGCTTAA
- a CDS encoding methyl-accepting chemotaxis protein, whose product MRTWTLKGKLLVIGGTLVFLSLTATGLFSTWEAASALREAAEQAAVSQAQGLAQVVNIVLEEEIWSARALASIDTLGAAMEKVSAQGPEAAQAEIAALNRVLQSLVSNIGDNYEGVFVADAAGMIYAGTTPDGKTDIYKGVKIAERPYFQKAKAAGTPIIGEPVISKVSNQPVVVVAVPLKGQGGSFQGILGLTARIDFLIETLSKTKVGKTGYAYMVDRQGIIISHPSKDLILKLDLNKTPGLENLAKAMAAETAGVVDYVFKGEKKISGYAPVGINGWMVGATQPASEFIEPVRHQIMGMLPIGAVALLITLGVFYLFSQKLTAPIMESVAGMREGADQVAAAASQVSGAGQQLAEGASEQAASLEETSSALEEMASMTRQNADNANQADAIVKAALRDIQDAQRSMEALIQSMKQIASASEETQKIIKTIDEIAFQTNLLALNAAVEAARAGEAGAGFAVVADEVRNLAMRAAEAARTTAHLIEDTVNKVHHGDRALGEANEAFSKVAQGSSRIGELVGEIAAASGEQAEGIDQVNRAVAEMDKVVQRNAANAEESASAAEELNAQAEQMREYVTRLAVLVAGTGEEQRVKIFRKKKETKALASTVHSKSVAMAAKPTRKAGNGKAHDTLGKGSKTPKPEELIPFDEDFKDF is encoded by the coding sequence ATGCGGACATGGACACTCAAAGGAAAGCTTCTGGTAATCGGCGGAACGTTGGTTTTCTTAAGCCTTACGGCGACGGGATTATTTTCCACATGGGAAGCGGCTTCGGCTTTGCGGGAAGCCGCCGAACAAGCGGCGGTTTCCCAAGCCCAGGGCTTGGCGCAGGTGGTGAACATCGTTCTCGAGGAGGAAATCTGGTCGGCTCGAGCTTTGGCCTCCATTGATACCCTTGGGGCGGCCATGGAAAAAGTCAGCGCCCAGGGACCGGAGGCGGCTCAAGCCGAAATTGCCGCCTTGAATCGGGTACTCCAATCACTTGTTTCAAACATCGGCGACAATTACGAAGGAGTCTTTGTTGCCGACGCCGCCGGGATGATCTATGCCGGAACAACCCCGGATGGAAAGACGGACATTTACAAGGGAGTCAAGATCGCCGAACGGCCCTATTTTCAAAAGGCTAAAGCGGCCGGCACACCGATCATCGGAGAACCGGTGATTTCCAAGGTCTCCAACCAACCTGTGGTGGTCGTAGCGGTGCCTCTCAAGGGCCAAGGGGGCTCCTTTCAGGGTATTCTCGGCCTGACCGCTCGCATTGATTTTCTCATTGAAACCCTCAGCAAAACCAAAGTGGGCAAAACCGGATACGCTTACATGGTAGATCGGCAGGGTATTATCATCTCGCATCCCAGCAAGGATCTCATTCTGAAGCTGGACCTGAACAAAACACCTGGTTTGGAAAACCTGGCCAAAGCCATGGCTGCCGAAACGGCCGGCGTGGTGGACTACGTTTTTAAAGGGGAAAAGAAAATCTCCGGTTATGCTCCCGTCGGCATCAATGGGTGGATGGTTGGAGCGACCCAGCCTGCCTCGGAATTTATTGAACCCGTTCGCCATCAGATCATGGGAATGCTCCCTATCGGTGCGGTGGCGCTTTTGATCACTCTCGGGGTCTTTTACCTGTTTTCGCAAAAGTTGACGGCGCCCATCATGGAATCCGTCGCTGGGATGAGAGAAGGGGCTGACCAGGTGGCGGCGGCCGCCTCGCAAGTTTCCGGAGCGGGCCAGCAGCTGGCGGAAGGTGCCAGTGAACAGGCGGCTTCTTTGGAAGAAACATCGTCGGCCTTGGAAGAAATGGCATCCATGACACGTCAAAATGCCGACAATGCCAACCAAGCCGATGCGATTGTCAAAGCGGCCTTGCGTGACATTCAGGATGCACAGAGGTCCATGGAAGCCTTGATCCAGTCCATGAAGCAGATTGCCTCGGCCAGTGAAGAAACCCAAAAGATCATCAAGACCATCGATGAAATCGCGTTTCAAACCAACTTGTTGGCGCTTAACGCCGCTGTGGAAGCGGCACGGGCCGGAGAAGCCGGAGCCGGGTTTGCCGTGGTGGCCGATGAGGTGCGGAACCTGGCCATGCGCGCCGCCGAGGCTGCTCGAACGACGGCACACCTGATCGAAGATACCGTGAATAAGGTGCACCATGGGGATCGTGCTCTTGGAGAAGCCAACGAAGCTTTCAGCAAAGTGGCCCAGGGATCCAGCCGAATCGGGGAACTGGTTGGAGAAATCGCCGCGGCGTCCGGAGAACAAGCGGAAGGTATCGACCAGGTCAATCGGGCTGTGGCTGAAATGGACAAGGTGGTGCAGAGGAACGCAGCCAATGCGGAGGAATCGGCTTCGGCGGCCGAAGAACTCAACGCCCAGGCTGAACAGATGCGCGAATACGTGACACGCCTGGCAGTTTTGGTGGCAGGTACCGGTGAGGAACAGAGAGTCAAGATCTTTCGAAAGAAAAAGGAAACCAAGGCCTTGGCTTCTACCGTTCATTCAAAGTCCGTGGCCATGGCGGCAAAGCCGACAAGAAAGGCGGGTAACGGCAAGGCTCATGACACCTTGGGAAAGGGTTCCAAAACACCGAAACCGGAAGAACTGATTCCTTTCGATGAAGACTTCAAGGACTTCTAG